In one Streptomyces sp. NBC_01241 genomic region, the following are encoded:
- a CDS encoding NAD(P)H-binding protein gives MDHPSGAGVLPILVTGAAGRVGAVGRSVVEGLRRRGLPVRAAVHREDDRARALRATGAEVVVADLTRAGELADVLDGCGRMYFGMGVSAQYLEAALTAAVVARAYGRLEVFVNMSQLTVAEMDLTRTSESGQQRQQWLVEQVLDWSGLPVVQIRPTVFLENPLFRVGFSSIAKTGTIRLPFGEAKTSPVQAGDVAAVVEEILADPAAHTGRTYELTGPRSEGITAMAAQVSAVLGRPVGYDDVPLQEWIDHDLKPLGLPDHVFQHISTMARLHAENRYDRKTDGVEQVTGRPPSEVADFVRTHADLFSGP, from the coding sequence ATGGATCACCCCTCGGGAGCCGGTGTGCTGCCCATCCTGGTGACCGGCGCCGCGGGCAGGGTCGGCGCCGTAGGACGTTCCGTCGTCGAGGGCCTTCGGCGACGCGGCCTGCCCGTCCGGGCAGCGGTACATCGCGAGGACGATCGCGCACGGGCACTGCGGGCGACCGGCGCCGAAGTCGTGGTCGCGGACCTGACGCGTGCGGGCGAGCTCGCCGACGTCCTGGACGGTTGCGGGCGGATGTACTTCGGCATGGGCGTGTCGGCGCAGTACCTGGAGGCGGCCCTGACGGCAGCGGTCGTCGCGCGCGCGTACGGGCGCCTGGAGGTGTTCGTGAACATGTCGCAGCTGACCGTCGCCGAGATGGACCTCACCCGTACCTCCGAGTCGGGCCAGCAGCGGCAGCAGTGGCTGGTCGAGCAGGTCCTCGACTGGTCCGGCCTGCCCGTTGTCCAGATCAGGCCCACCGTGTTCCTGGAGAACCCGCTCTTCCGCGTCGGCTTCTCCTCGATCGCGAAGACGGGCACCATCAGGCTGCCCTTCGGCGAGGCGAAGACCTCCCCGGTGCAGGCCGGTGACGTCGCTGCGGTCGTGGAGGAGATCCTGGCCGACCCGGCTGCGCACACCGGACGGACCTACGAGCTGACCGGTCCCCGTTCGGAGGGCATCACCGCCATGGCGGCGCAGGTCTCCGCAGTCCTGGGCAGGCCGGTCGGCTACGACGACGTTCCGCTGCAGGAATGGATCGACCACGATCTCAAGCCGCTGGGGCTGCCGGACCACGTCTTCCAGCACATCTCCACCATGGCCCGCCTTCATGCGGAGAACCGGTACGACCGCAAGACGGACGGCGTGGAGCAGGTCACCGGGCGGCCCCCTTCGGAAGTGGCCGACTTCGTCCGGACGCACGCCGACCTGTTCAGCGGCCCCTGA
- a CDS encoding alpha/beta hydrolase, with protein sequence MVLLLPDGEADSHRRPSPLSYALQLPLARTLARAGREDGLTAHVVRYRCRGWNATDAQLAADARWAVDEVVRRYGDVPVCLAGHGMGGRAALHAGGHAAVSSVLAMAPWLPENVTGEPEPVKHLLGRQVLLVHGTNDARTDPELSFRLAERAKKANRDTCRFEVHSDGHGLRQHRAEVAALATDFVRGSLFGRAYARPVADALAAPPPLGLRMPLAAGFGKSLRD encoded by the coding sequence GTGGTTCTGCTGCTCCCGGACGGCGAGGCCGACTCGCACCGCCGCCCCTCACCCCTCTCGTACGCCCTCCAGCTCCCGCTGGCCCGGACCCTGGCCCGCGCGGGCCGGGAGGACGGGCTCACCGCGCATGTCGTGCGCTACCGCTGCCGCGGCTGGAACGCGACCGACGCGCAGCTCGCGGCGGACGCCCGATGGGCGGTGGACGAGGTCGTACGACGCTACGGCGACGTCCCCGTCTGCCTCGCCGGCCACGGCATGGGCGGCCGCGCCGCCCTCCACGCGGGCGGCCACGCGGCCGTCAGCTCCGTTCTGGCGATGGCCCCTTGGCTGCCCGAGAACGTGACGGGCGAGCCGGAACCGGTGAAGCATCTGCTCGGCCGGCAGGTCCTGCTCGTCCACGGTACGAACGATGCCCGTACCGACCCCGAGCTCTCCTTCCGCCTGGCCGAACGCGCCAAGAAGGCCAACCGCGACACGTGCCGCTTCGAAGTCCACTCCGACGGCCACGGCCTGCGTCAGCACCGCGCCGAAGTAGCGGCCCTGGCCACGGACTTCGTCCGCGGCTCACTCTTCGGCCGCGCCTACGCCCGCCCGGTCGCCGACGCACTGGCGGCGCCGCCGCCGCTGGGGCTGCGGATGCCGCTGGCGGCGGGGTTCGGGAAGTCGCTGCGGGACTGA
- a CDS encoding VanZ family protein, with amino-acid sequence MRHGSGSQTVIRFRAAGVLLLLAHLLFVGWLTLRPLDVPWTTASNLHPLAGIRADLSLGPVEAARRIGEGLLLLAPLGVLLPMAGGRLFVSPWASLARTVAAGALISLAIELAQTGVPGQVVDVDSLLLNTTGVALAHLLVVPLCRARLRRRKQQRIRVLPHPRDEAPQGSTPTIPRVGIAP; translated from the coding sequence GTGCGTCATGGTTCGGGCAGTCAGACTGTCATCCGCTTCCGCGCGGCCGGGGTCCTTCTCCTCCTCGCGCATCTGCTGTTTGTCGGGTGGCTGACGCTGCGCCCCCTCGACGTGCCGTGGACGACCGCCTCGAACCTTCATCCGCTCGCCGGCATCAGAGCGGACCTGTCCCTCGGCCCGGTCGAGGCCGCCCGCCGCATCGGTGAGGGGCTGCTGCTGCTCGCCCCGCTGGGCGTACTGCTGCCGATGGCCGGAGGCCGGCTGTTCGTCTCCCCGTGGGCCTCGCTGGCCCGTACCGTCGCGGCGGGGGCGCTGATCTCGCTGGCGATCGAACTGGCGCAGACCGGCGTTCCGGGGCAGGTCGTCGACGTCGACTCACTGCTGCTGAACACCACCGGCGTGGCGCTCGCCCACCTGCTGGTCGTACCCCTGTGCCGGGCGCGGCTGCGCCGCAGGAAGCAGCAGCGGATCAGGGTGCTGCCCCACCCCAGGGACGAGGCGCCCCAGGGGTCGACCCCGACGATTCCCAGGGTCGGTATCGCACCGTAG
- a CDS encoding LysR family transcriptional regulator, protein MVHEHRSQPRLSPSSYEEDIRAVLAPRLAHFEAVARHEHVTRAAHELGVPQSTLSRSMVRLEQDLGVALFARKGRTVSLTPAGRTFLGSAERALAEVEKAADSVRADADPATGKVAFGFLHTMGSETVPALIRAFRADHPRVRFQLVQNYGEAMIERLRSGGLDLCLTSPVPDAPDLVARRLDEQRLRLVVPEDHRLASRRRIRLAEAAEEKFVTLEPGYGLRRITDDLCAEAGFTPRVAFEGEEAETLRGLVAAGLGVALLPPPAVARPGVVELTVTAPRAAREIGVAWLDGHPDTPPVAAFKRFLLSRRGHLLPD, encoded by the coding sequence ATGGTGCATGAACACAGGTCACAGCCACGGCTGTCACCGAGTAGTTACGAAGAAGACATTCGCGCCGTCCTCGCGCCGCGGCTGGCCCACTTCGAGGCGGTGGCCCGCCACGAGCACGTCACCCGCGCCGCGCACGAACTCGGCGTCCCGCAGTCGACGCTCTCGCGGTCGATGGTCCGGCTCGAACAGGACCTGGGAGTCGCCCTGTTCGCCCGCAAGGGCCGTACCGTCTCCCTCACGCCCGCGGGCCGCACCTTCCTGGGCTCCGCCGAGCGGGCCCTGGCCGAGGTCGAGAAGGCCGCCGACTCGGTACGGGCCGACGCGGACCCGGCCACCGGCAAGGTCGCCTTCGGCTTCCTGCACACCATGGGCTCCGAGACCGTGCCCGCCCTGATCCGCGCCTTCCGCGCCGACCACCCCCGGGTCCGCTTCCAGCTCGTGCAGAACTACGGCGAGGCGATGATCGAACGACTCCGGTCCGGCGGCCTCGACCTCTGCCTCACCTCACCCGTCCCGGACGCCCCCGACCTCGTCGCCCGCCGCCTCGACGAGCAGCGACTGCGCCTGGTCGTCCCCGAGGACCACCGGCTCGCCTCGCGCCGCCGCATCCGCCTGGCGGAGGCCGCCGAGGAGAAGTTCGTCACCCTCGAACCCGGGTACGGCCTGCGGCGGATCACCGACGACCTGTGTGCGGAGGCAGGCTTCACCCCCCGTGTCGCCTTCGAGGGCGAGGAGGCGGAGACCCTGCGCGGTCTGGTCGCGGCCGGCCTCGGCGTGGCCCTGCTGCCGCCGCCCGCGGTGGCCCGCCCGGGCGTCGTCGAACTCACGGTGACGGCCCCGAGGGCGGCCCGCGAGATCGGCGTCGCCTGGCTGGACGGCCACCCGGACACCCCGCCGGTGGCGGCGTTCAAGCGGTTCCTGCTGTCGCGGCGGGGACATTTGCTGCCGGACTGA
- a CDS encoding L,D-transpeptidase family protein, with protein MSIAGNIRGVGSRRALALSVAGLMAAPALVVGTGGSAQAASCTTSTGPYQKQVEKYLHRPVDGRQSAADCKAIRSFQTTYGVTPTIGYAGPVTWRTMKTLTAQKAAGKNPNKDKKCPTNKGRIACVDLTRQLSWIQDGSKLKFGPVPVRTGRDTYETRTGAKKIYWRHINHVSSIYHVSMPYAQFFDGGQAFHSVGLKMWNPPGSHGCVNMRPADAKAYWNLLKNGDDVYVYGRKPGT; from the coding sequence ATGAGCATCGCAGGGAACATACGGGGGGTCGGGTCGCGGCGCGCGCTCGCGCTGTCCGTCGCCGGTCTGATGGCGGCGCCCGCCCTCGTCGTGGGCACCGGCGGATCAGCGCAGGCGGCGTCCTGCACGACGTCCACCGGGCCGTACCAGAAGCAGGTCGAGAAGTATCTGCACCGGCCGGTCGACGGCAGGCAGTCGGCCGCCGACTGCAAGGCGATCCGGTCGTTCCAGACCACCTACGGCGTCACGCCCACGATCGGTTACGCGGGACCGGTCACCTGGCGCACCATGAAGACGCTGACGGCCCAGAAGGCGGCCGGCAAGAACCCCAACAAGGACAAGAAGTGCCCCACGAACAAGGGGCGCATCGCGTGCGTCGACCTGACCCGGCAGCTGAGCTGGATCCAGGACGGCAGCAAGCTGAAGTTCGGTCCCGTGCCGGTGCGGACCGGGCGGGACACGTACGAGACGCGCACCGGGGCGAAGAAGATCTACTGGCGGCACATCAACCACGTCTCGTCGATCTACCACGTGTCGATGCCGTACGCGCAATTCTTCGACGGCGGGCAGGCGTTCCACTCGGTGGGCCTGAAGATGTGGAACCCGCCGGGGTCGCACGGCTGCGTCAACATGCGGCCCGCCGACGCGAAGGCGTACTGGAATCTGCTGAAGAACGGCGACGACGTCTACGTGTACGGGCGCAAGCCCGGAACGTGA
- a CDS encoding MBL fold metallo-hydrolase, with product MDTIALGNVEITRVVELPARGSARDYIFPDVSVAHWQAHESWLAPVFLDPAADEVRTMSQTWLIRSEGRTILIDTGIGNDRERPAMPSFHHLNTHYLGELAAAGVRPQDVDTVICTHVHGDHVGWNTRRTDDGKWRPTFPHAQYVISRADFDYWNPANGHRTRSGPQMANVFEDSVAPVHQAGQTVLWEGDHHDIGARLRIEPAPGHTPGSCVVWLRSGTDRAVFAGDLLHSPLQIVEPDDCPGFDEDEPRARHSRRRVLGEAADRGALLFPAHFPGPGAAEVRRAGDRFAVKEWAAWR from the coding sequence ATGGACACCATCGCGCTTGGAAACGTGGAGATCACCCGCGTGGTCGAGTTGCCCGCAAGAGGCAGCGCCCGTGACTACATCTTTCCCGACGTGTCCGTCGCGCACTGGCAGGCGCACGAGAGCTGGCTCGCCCCCGTCTTCCTGGACCCGGCCGCCGACGAGGTCCGCACCATGAGCCAGACCTGGCTGATCCGCAGCGAGGGCCGGACGATCCTGATCGACACCGGCATCGGCAACGACCGGGAACGCCCGGCCATGCCGTCCTTCCACCATCTGAACACCCACTACCTCGGTGAGCTGGCCGCGGCAGGCGTCCGCCCGCAGGACGTGGACACGGTGATCTGCACCCATGTCCACGGCGACCACGTCGGCTGGAACACCCGACGGACGGACGACGGAAAGTGGCGGCCGACCTTCCCCCACGCCCAGTACGTCATCTCGCGCGCCGACTTCGACTACTGGAACCCGGCCAACGGACACCGGACCCGCTCCGGCCCTCAGATGGCCAACGTCTTCGAGGACAGCGTCGCCCCCGTGCACCAGGCCGGGCAGACCGTGCTGTGGGAGGGCGACCACCACGACATCGGCGCCCGGCTCCGCATCGAGCCGGCCCCGGGCCATACGCCCGGCTCCTGTGTCGTATGGCTGCGGTCGGGCACCGATCGGGCGGTGTTCGCCGGGGATCTGCTGCACAGCCCACTGCAGATCGTGGAGCCGGACGACTGTCCCGGCTTCGACGAGGACGAGCCCCGGGCACGTCACAGCCGGCGCCGGGTGCTGGGGGAGGCCGCGGACCGCGGCGCCCTGCTGTTCCCCGCACACTTCCCCGGGCCGGGCGCGGCCGAAGTGCGGCGCGCGGGCGACCGGTTCGCGGTGAAGGAGTGGGCGGCATGGCGGTGA
- a CDS encoding nuclear transport factor 2 family protein has translation MTTPEQNKELVLKAFDTLFEKRDYATAEEFWSEEYVQHSRHIPPGREGLFGLVRSLPDTLHYEHQLVVAEGDYVMLYGRYSGTGNPEAAVVADVVRIKDGKLAEHWDVWEEEATRDESASRLVRDQFPPGH, from the coding sequence ATGACAACCCCGGAGCAGAACAAGGAGCTGGTGCTGAAAGCGTTCGACACCCTGTTCGAGAAGCGTGACTACGCGACCGCCGAGGAGTTCTGGTCCGAGGAATACGTCCAGCACAGCAGACACATCCCGCCAGGGCGCGAAGGACTGTTCGGCCTAGTCCGCTCGCTGCCCGACACGCTGCACTACGAGCACCAGCTCGTGGTCGCCGAAGGCGACTACGTCATGCTCTACGGCCGCTACTCCGGCACGGGCAATCCCGAGGCCGCAGTTGTGGCCGACGTGGTGCGCATCAAGGACGGCAAGCTCGCCGAACACTGGGATGTCTGGGAGGAAGAGGCGACCCGGGACGAGTCCGCCAGCAGGCTCGTTCGTGATCAATTCCCGCCCGGCCACTGA
- a CDS encoding adenosine deaminase: MMSPTLHVPGQDQIRRAPKVLLHDHLDGGLRPGTIVDLAAASGYGGLPENEPDKLGIWFREAADSGSLERYLETFAHTCAVMQTRDALVRVATECAEDLAADGVVYAEVRYAPEQHLEAGLTLEEVVEAVNEGFREGERRARLDGHRIRMGALLTAMRHAARSLEIAELANRYRDQGVVGFDIAGAEAGFPPTRHLDAFEYLKRENNHFTIHAGEAFGLPSIWQAIQWCGADRLGHGVRIIDDIEVAEDGSVTLGRLASYVRDKRIPLELCPTSNLQTGAAASYAEHPIGLLRRLHFRATVNTDNRLMSGTSMSQEFEKLTETFGYTLDDMQWFTVNAMKSAFIPFDERLAMINDVIKPGYAELKSEWLFEQTATTSISSASAG; this comes from the coding sequence ATGATGAGCCCGACCCTCCATGTGCCCGGCCAGGATCAGATCCGGCGTGCCCCCAAGGTTCTTCTCCACGACCACCTCGACGGCGGCCTGCGCCCCGGAACGATCGTCGACCTCGCCGCCGCGAGCGGATACGGCGGACTCCCCGAGAACGAGCCCGACAAGCTCGGCATCTGGTTCCGCGAGGCCGCCGACTCCGGATCGCTGGAGCGCTACCTGGAGACGTTCGCCCACACCTGCGCCGTCATGCAGACCCGTGACGCCCTGGTCCGGGTGGCCACCGAATGTGCCGAGGACCTGGCGGCGGACGGTGTCGTCTACGCCGAGGTGCGGTACGCCCCCGAGCAGCACCTGGAAGCCGGGCTGACCCTCGAAGAGGTCGTCGAGGCGGTCAACGAGGGCTTCCGGGAGGGTGAGCGCCGGGCCCGCCTGGACGGCCACCGCATCCGGATGGGCGCCCTCCTCACCGCGATGCGGCACGCCGCCCGGTCCCTGGAGATCGCCGAACTCGCCAACCGCTACCGCGACCAGGGCGTCGTCGGCTTCGACATCGCGGGCGCGGAGGCGGGCTTCCCGCCCACCCGGCACCTCGACGCGTTCGAGTACCTCAAGCGCGAGAACAACCACTTCACCATCCACGCGGGCGAGGCGTTCGGTCTGCCGTCGATCTGGCAGGCCATCCAGTGGTGCGGCGCCGACCGGCTCGGCCACGGCGTCCGCATCATCGACGACATCGAGGTCGCCGAGGACGGCTCCGTGACGCTCGGCCGGCTCGCCTCCTACGTACGGGACAAGCGCATCCCGCTGGAGCTGTGTCCGACCTCGAACCTTCAGACCGGCGCCGCCGCCTCCTACGCCGAGCACCCCATCGGGCTGCTGCGGAGGCTGCATTTCCGGGCCACCGTGAATACGGACAACCGGCTGATGAGCGGTACGAGCATGAGCCAGGAATTCGAGAAGCTGACCGAGACCTTCGGATACACGCTCGACGACATGCAGTGGTTCACCGTCAATGCGATGAAGTCGGCATTCATTCCTTTCGATGAACGTCTGGCGATGATCAACGACGTGATCAAGCCCGGATACGCCGAGCTGAAGTCCGAGTGGCTCTTCGAGCAGACCGCTACGACCAGCATTTCTTCCGCTTCCGCGGGCTGA
- a CDS encoding MFS transporter: MPPASTGASTLTVAASPQPSPVAAAATTTGKAAPDRLEPGRPGYRRMSFALFAAGVATFALLYSTQALLPAVSASLGATAGQASWTVSAATGALALCVLPMSALSERFGRRQMMTASLTVAVLVGLLVPFAPSLGWLIALRAVQGAALAGLPASAMAYLAEEVRPKALVAAIGLFVAGNSIGGMSGRILTGWIAQLWGWRAALGAVGLLAVACAVVFHFMIPRARHFTPGSLNPKALAKTVGGHLADPLLRRLYAIGALFMTVFGAVYTVIGYRLVEAPFNLPQGVVGSIFLVYLVGTVSSAAAGRLVARLGRRGALYLAVSTTAAGLLLSLADQLAAVLLGLVLITAGFFAGHAVASSSVSRTATKGRAQASALYQSAYYLGSSAGGTLGAVAFHAGGWAGTVSLGLLAVLGVVSVTLYGSRAARTERRRLVPVASVQS, from the coding sequence ATGCCTCCTGCCAGTACCGGGGCGTCCACCCTCACCGTGGCCGCCTCGCCCCAGCCGTCCCCCGTCGCCGCCGCTGCCACCACCACCGGCAAAGCCGCGCCGGACCGTCTCGAACCGGGCCGCCCCGGCTACCGCCGGATGAGCTTCGCTCTCTTCGCCGCCGGTGTCGCGACATTCGCACTCCTCTACTCCACCCAGGCCCTGCTGCCCGCCGTCTCCGCCTCCCTCGGCGCCACGGCCGGCCAGGCCAGCTGGACGGTCTCCGCCGCGACGGGCGCGCTGGCGCTGTGTGTGCTGCCGATGAGTGCGCTGTCCGAGCGGTTCGGGCGGCGGCAGATGATGACCGCCTCGCTGACGGTCGCCGTGCTGGTCGGGCTGCTCGTGCCGTTCGCGCCCTCGCTGGGCTGGCTGATCGCGCTGCGCGCCGTCCAGGGCGCGGCACTGGCCGGACTCCCGGCGTCCGCGATGGCGTATCTGGCCGAGGAGGTACGGCCGAAGGCGCTGGTCGCCGCGATCGGGCTGTTCGTGGCGGGCAACAGCATCGGCGGGATGAGCGGCCGTATCCTCACCGGCTGGATCGCCCAGCTGTGGGGCTGGCGGGCGGCGCTCGGCGCGGTCGGGCTGCTGGCCGTGGCCTGCGCGGTCGTCTTCCACTTCATGATCCCCAGGGCCCGGCACTTCACCCCTGGTTCGCTGAACCCGAAGGCCCTCGCGAAGACGGTGGGCGGGCACCTCGCCGACCCGCTGCTGCGCAGGCTGTACGCGATCGGCGCGCTGTTCATGACGGTGTTCGGCGCGGTCTACACGGTGATCGGCTACCGCCTGGTGGAGGCGCCGTTCAACCTCCCGCAGGGTGTCGTCGGTTCGATCTTCCTGGTCTATCTCGTCGGTACGGTCTCCTCCGCCGCGGCCGGCCGGCTGGTCGCCCGGCTCGGCCGACGGGGCGCGCTGTACCTGGCCGTCTCCACGACGGCCGCCGGTCTGCTGCTGTCGCTCGCCGACCAGTTGGCCGCCGTACTCCTCGGCCTGGTCCTGATCACGGCGGGATTCTTCGCCGGGCACGCGGTCGCCTCCTCGTCCGTGAGCCGTACGGCGACGAAGGGCCGGGCCCAGGCGTCGGCGCTGTACCAGTCCGCGTACTACCTGGGCTCCAGCGCGGGCGGCACGCTCGGCGCGGTCGCCTTCCACGCCGGGGGCTGGGCCGGGACCGTGTCACTGGGGCTGCTCGCGGTCCTCGGCGTCGTCTCGGTCACGCTGTACGGCTCGCGGGCCGCGCGCACCGAGCGGCGGCGGCTCGTGCCGGTGGCATCCGTACAGAGCTGA
- the afsQ1 gene encoding two-component system response regulator AfsQ1 has translation MPFLLLIEDDDAIRTALELSLSRQGHRVATAATGEDGLKLLREQRPDLIVLDVMLPGIDGFEVCRRIRRTDQLPIILLTARSDDIDVVVGLESGADDYVVKPVQGRVLDARIRAVLRRGERESTDSASFGNVVIDRSAMTVTKNGEDLQLTPTELRLLLELSRRPGQALSRQQLLRLVWEHDYLGDSRLVDACVQRLRAKVEDVPSSPTLIRTVRGVGYRLDSPQ, from the coding sequence TTGCTGATCGAGGACGACGACGCCATCCGCACGGCCCTCGAACTCTCGCTGTCACGTCAGGGCCACCGTGTGGCCACCGCGGCGACGGGAGAGGACGGCCTGAAACTGCTGCGTGAACAGCGGCCCGATCTGATCGTGCTGGATGTGATGCTGCCCGGCATCGACGGTTTCGAGGTGTGCCGGCGCATCCGGCGCACCGACCAGCTGCCGATCATCCTGCTGACCGCGCGCAGTGACGACATCGACGTCGTCGTCGGGCTGGAGTCCGGTGCCGACGACTATGTGGTGAAACCCGTGCAGGGCCGGGTGCTCGACGCCCGTATCCGGGCGGTGCTGCGCCGCGGTGAGCGCGAGTCCACCGACTCCGCGTCCTTCGGGAACGTGGTGATCGACCGTTCCGCGATGACCGTGACCAAGAACGGCGAGGATCTGCAGCTCACACCGACGGAGCTGCGGCTCCTGCTGGAACTGAGCCGCCGGCCGGGCCAGGCCCTGTCGCGGCAGCAGCTGCTGCGGCTGGTCTGGGAGCACGACTACCTCGGCGACTCCCGGCTCGTGGACGCCTGTGTGCAGCGGCTGCGCGCCAAGGTGGAGGACGTGCCGTCCTCGCCGACCCTGATCCGTACCGTTCGGGGTGTGGGCTACCGGCTGGATTCGCCTCAGTGA
- a CDS encoding PspC domain-containing protein produces MAALARPRDGRMIGGVCAALARRFGTSAGTMRIIFLVSCLLPGPQCLLYLALWVLFPAEKTASTSW; encoded by the coding sequence ATGGCCGCACTTGCCCGCCCCCGTGACGGACGCATGATCGGCGGAGTGTGCGCAGCGCTGGCACGGCGCTTCGGCACCTCCGCGGGAACCATGCGCATCATCTTCCTGGTCTCCTGCCTGCTTCCGGGGCCGCAGTGCCTGCTCTACCTGGCGCTGTGGGTGCTGTTCCCGGCCGAGAAGACGGCGTCCACCTCCTGGTGA
- a CDS encoding sensor histidine kinase, with the protein MSDATRRSLLAGLRWTSLRLRLVVVFALVALTAAVSASGIAYWLNREAVLTRTQDSALGDFRQEMQSRAASLPLRPTKDDLQNTAAQMASSSPGYSVLLVDERDTGKPIVGNSDLDTFTLDNVPLSLQKAVNEKQPIEAGNKYEYHLFWQRVSIRGTPYLVGGTKIIGGGPTGYMLKSLDQERQDLNSLAWSLGIATGLALIGSALLAQAAATTVLRPVQRLGDAARKLGEGKLDTRLVVSGTDELADLSRTFNRAAISLEKKVADMRAREESSRRFVADMSHELRTPLTAITAVAEVLEDEADSLDPMIAPAVHLVVSETRRLNDLVENLMEVTRFDAGTARLVLDTVDVADQVTACIDARAWLDAVDLDAERGMMVRLDPRRLDVILANLIGNALKHGGSPVRVAVRTEGDELVIEVRDHGPGIPEDVLPHVFDRFYKASASRPRSEGSGLGLSIAMENAHIHGGDITAANSPDGDGAVFVLRLPRDAEPLTGSAGGAGSAGDTDAGVQDEEGDAT; encoded by the coding sequence GTGAGCGATGCCACCAGGCGGAGCCTGCTCGCCGGACTCCGCTGGACGAGTCTGCGACTGCGTCTCGTCGTCGTGTTCGCGCTGGTGGCGCTGACCGCCGCGGTGTCCGCCTCGGGGATCGCGTACTGGCTGAACCGCGAGGCCGTACTGACGCGTACCCAGGACTCGGCGCTCGGGGACTTCCGGCAGGAGATGCAGAGCCGGGCCGCGTCGCTGCCGCTGCGGCCCACCAAGGACGATCTGCAGAACACCGCCGCGCAGATGGCGAGCAGTTCCCCCGGCTACAGCGTTCTGCTCGTCGACGAGCGCGACACCGGCAAGCCGATCGTCGGCAACTCCGATCTGGACACCTTCACGCTCGACAACGTGCCGCTGTCGCTGCAGAAGGCCGTCAACGAGAAGCAGCCGATCGAGGCGGGCAACAAGTACGAGTACCACCTGTTCTGGCAGCGGGTCAGCATCCGCGGTACGCCGTACCTGGTGGGCGGCACGAAGATCATCGGCGGTGGCCCGACCGGCTACATGCTGAAGTCCCTGGACCAGGAGCGGCAGGATCTGAACTCCCTGGCCTGGTCGCTGGGGATCGCCACCGGGCTCGCCCTGATCGGCTCGGCGCTGCTCGCGCAGGCCGCGGCGACGACCGTGCTGCGGCCCGTGCAGCGGCTCGGTGACGCCGCGCGCAAGCTCGGTGAGGGCAAGCTCGACACCCGGCTCGTGGTCTCCGGCACCGATGAACTCGCCGATCTTTCCCGTACGTTCAACAGAGCCGCGATTTCTCTGGAGAAGAAGGTCGCGGACATGCGCGCGCGGGAGGAGTCCAGCCGCCGGTTCGTCGCCGACATGTCGCACGAACTGCGCACCCCGCTCACCGCGATCACCGCGGTCGCCGAGGTCCTGGAGGACGAGGCCGACAGCCTCGACCCGATGATCGCGCCCGCCGTGCATCTGGTGGTGAGCGAGACCCGGCGGCTCAACGACCTGGTGGAGAACCTGATGGAGGTCACCCGCTTCGACGCGGGTACGGCCCGGCTCGTCCTCGACACCGTCGACGTCGCCGACCAGGTCACCGCCTGCATCGACGCCCGCGCCTGGCTGGACGCGGTGGACCTGGACGCCGAGCGCGGCATGATGGTCCGCCTCGACCCGCGCCGGCTGGACGTGATCCTGGCGAACCTGATCGGCAACGCGCTCAAGCACGGCGGTTCGCCGGTACGGGTCGCGGTACGGACCGAGGGCGACGAACTCGTCATCGAGGTCCGTGACCACGGCCCCGGTATCCCCGAGGACGTCCTGCCGCACGTCTTCGACCGGTTCTACAAGGCCAGCGCCTCCCGCCCGCGCTCCGAGGGCAGCGGGCTCGGTCTGTCGATCGCCATGGAGAACGCGCACATCCACGGCGGTGACATCACGGCCGCGAACTCGCCGGACGGCGACGGCGCGGTGTTCGTCCTGCGGCTGCCGCGCGATGCCGAGCCGCTCACCGGTTCCGCGGGAGGCGCCGGGAGCGCCGGGGATACCGACGCGGGGGTCCAGGACGAGGAGGGAGACGCGACATGA